Proteins encoded in a region of the Bradyrhizobium sp. CB3481 genome:
- a CDS encoding AAA family ATPase: MKLTRLRLHGFKSFVEPTDFVIEPGLTGVVGPNGCGKSNLVEALRWAMGETSHKSLRAADMDAVIFAGSGNRPARNHAEVTMTIDNADRTAPAAVNDSQVLEISRRIEREAGSVYRINGRDVRARDVQILFADAATGARSPALVHQGKIGEIIQAKPEQRRRVLEDAAGVAGLHARRHEAELRLKAAETNLTRVEDVIGQLTGQMDGLKKQARQAIRFREVAAKVRKAEATLFHLRWVEANADVAEAAHTHDINVREMAERTREQAEAARIQAIRASELPALREGEARAAAGLQRLTNAREQLDREEERAKERVAELDRRLSQFAGDIAREQQQMVDAEAALQRLDTEDAELKEEIKSRVEKRSGVDERVSEAEATLAAAERMFGELTAALADLTAKRNQLEAGVRTHRDRLARLDQEIAKVQADEQKLSEETGGLGDLDALAATMETAQEMLAASEAAAQASETGHIAARQKLEASRTPLTEAEKRVQRLETEARTISKLVNAETKNLWPPIIDGVTVAKGYEKAIGAVLGDDLDAPVDPSAPMRWTNAGASFDDPALPDGVEPLAGHVEAPPELRRRLAQIGVVPKERGAELVSQLKTGQRLVSLEGDVWRWDGFVAAAHAPTGAARRLAERARLVDIEHELEQARIDATTKRQALEDAEAELKVASSAETAAREAWRAAQREADAARERHAATEREISRHAARKSALTEAHTRLAADRSEAEAAHESANAALAELAPTDETEARLSTVRTEIDGHRRFAAQVRAEAQALAREAELADKRVQAITAERTEWQNRKQSAASQVSTVEARITEVTAERADLDNAPVVFAEKRRALIGEIESAEGARRVAADALAAAESLMAQTDREAKASLEALSSSREACARAEERMEGTKRRLADIEREIHDMLEVEPHAVAGLAEIEPDAELPPVGEIEENLEKLRRDRERLGAVNLRAEEELREVETQHTALTTERDDLVEAIKRLRQGIQSLNKEARERLLVSFETVNAHFKRLFVELFGGGEAALHLIESDDPLEAGLEIIAKPPGKKPQTLSLLSGGEQALTALALIFAVFLTNPSPICVLDEVDAPLDDHNVERFCNLLHEMTSSTETRFIIITHNPITMARMNRLFGVTMAERGVSQLVSVGLDDAVKILDQHVA, encoded by the coding sequence ATGAAACTCACGCGCCTCCGCCTCCACGGTTTCAAGTCGTTCGTCGAACCCACTGATTTCGTGATCGAACCCGGCCTCACCGGCGTGGTCGGTCCGAACGGCTGCGGCAAGTCGAACCTGGTCGAGGCGCTGCGCTGGGCGATGGGCGAAACCTCGCACAAATCGCTGCGCGCTGCCGACATGGACGCGGTTATCTTCGCCGGTTCCGGCAACCGCCCGGCGCGCAACCACGCCGAAGTCACCATGACGATCGACAATGCCGATCGCACCGCGCCGGCCGCCGTCAATGACAGCCAGGTGCTGGAAATTTCCCGCCGCATCGAGCGCGAGGCCGGTTCCGTCTACCGCATCAACGGCCGCGACGTCCGCGCCCGCGACGTGCAGATCCTGTTCGCAGATGCCGCCACCGGCGCGCGTTCGCCGGCGCTGGTCCACCAGGGCAAGATCGGCGAGATCATCCAGGCCAAGCCGGAACAACGGCGCCGCGTGCTGGAAGACGCCGCCGGTGTTGCCGGCCTGCATGCCCGCCGCCACGAGGCCGAACTGCGGCTGAAGGCCGCCGAAACCAATCTCACCCGCGTCGAGGACGTGATCGGCCAGCTCACCGGCCAGATGGACGGCCTGAAGAAACAGGCGCGTCAGGCGATTCGTTTCCGCGAGGTCGCCGCCAAGGTGCGCAAGGCGGAAGCCACGCTGTTCCATCTGCGCTGGGTCGAAGCCAATGCCGACGTCGCAGAGGCCGCCCACACCCATGACATCAACGTGCGCGAGATGGCTGAACGCACCCGCGAGCAGGCCGAGGCCGCGCGCATCCAGGCGATCCGCGCCTCCGAACTGCCGGCACTGCGCGAAGGCGAAGCCCGCGCCGCAGCCGGGCTACAGCGCCTCACCAACGCGCGCGAACAGCTTGACCGCGAGGAAGAGCGCGCCAAGGAGCGCGTCGCCGAGCTCGACCGCCGGCTGTCGCAATTCGCCGGCGACATCGCCCGCGAGCAGCAGCAGATGGTCGACGCCGAGGCCGCGCTGCAGCGGCTCGACACCGAAGACGCCGAGCTGAAGGAAGAGATCAAGTCGCGCGTCGAAAAGCGCTCCGGCGTCGATGAGCGCGTCTCGGAAGCCGAAGCCACGCTGGCCGCCGCCGAGCGCATGTTCGGCGAACTGACTGCCGCGCTCGCCGACCTCACCGCCAAGCGCAACCAGCTCGAGGCCGGCGTCCGCACCCATCGCGACCGCCTCGCCCGGCTCGATCAGGAAATCGCAAAAGTCCAGGCCGACGAGCAGAAGCTCAGCGAGGAAACCGGCGGCCTCGGCGACCTCGATGCGCTCGCCGCCACCATGGAGACCGCGCAGGAAATGCTGGCGGCGTCCGAAGCCGCTGCGCAGGCCAGCGAGACAGGCCACATCGCCGCGCGGCAGAAGCTCGAGGCTTCCCGCACCCCGCTCACCGAGGCTGAAAAGCGCGTGCAGCGGCTGGAGACCGAAGCGCGCACCATTTCAAAGCTCGTCAACGCCGAAACCAAGAATCTGTGGCCGCCGATCATCGACGGCGTCACGGTCGCCAAGGGTTATGAAAAGGCGATCGGTGCCGTGCTCGGCGACGATCTCGACGCGCCGGTCGATCCCTCCGCGCCGATGCGCTGGACCAATGCGGGCGCAAGTTTTGACGATCCGGCGCTGCCGGATGGCGTTGAACCGCTGGCGGGGCATGTCGAGGCGCCGCCCGAACTGCGGCGCCGCCTGGCGCAGATCGGCGTGGTGCCGAAAGAGCGCGGGGCGGAACTGGTCTCGCAATTGAAGACCGGCCAGCGACTGGTGTCGCTCGAAGGCGACGTCTGGCGCTGGGACGGCTTTGTTGCCGCCGCGCATGCGCCGACCGGTGCGGCACGGCGTCTCGCCGAGCGCGCCCGCCTCGTCGATATCGAGCACGAGCTGGAGCAGGCCCGCATCGATGCCACCACCAAGCGGCAGGCGCTGGAAGACGCTGAGGCCGAGCTGAAGGTGGCATCTTCGGCCGAAACCGCCGCCCGCGAGGCCTGGCGTGCCGCGCAGCGCGAGGCCGATGCCGCGCGCGAGCGTCATGCCGCCACCGAGCGCGAGATCAGCCGCCACGCGGCGCGCAAGTCCGCGCTGACCGAAGCCCACACCCGCCTCGCCGCCGATCGCAGCGAGGCCGAGGCGGCGCATGAGAGCGCGAACGCTGCGCTGGCCGAACTGGCGCCGACCGACGAGACCGAAGCCAGGCTCAGCACCGTCAGGACCGAGATTGACGGCCACCGCCGCTTTGCCGCGCAGGTGCGCGCCGAGGCCCAGGCGCTGGCGCGCGAAGCCGAACTCGCCGACAAGCGCGTGCAGGCGATCACCGCCGAGCGCACCGAATGGCAGAACCGCAAGCAGAGTGCGGCTTCGCAGGTCTCGACCGTCGAAGCGCGCATCACCGAAGTGACGGCCGAACGCGCCGATCTCGACAATGCGCCCGTCGTGTTCGCCGAAAAGCGCCGCGCGCTGATCGGCGAGATCGAGTCCGCCGAGGGCGCCCGCCGCGTCGCTGCCGACGCGCTCGCCGCCGCCGAAAGCCTGATGGCGCAAACCGACCGTGAGGCCAAGGCGTCGCTCGAAGCGCTCTCCTCCTCCCGCGAGGCCTGCGCCCGCGCCGAGGAGCGCATGGAAGGCACCAAGCGCCGGCTTGCCGACATCGAGCGCGAGATCCACGACATGCTCGAGGTCGAGCCGCATGCGGTGGCCGGCCTCGCCGAGATCGAACCGGACGCGGAACTGCCGCCGGTCGGCGAGATCGAAGAAAACCTCGAAAAGCTGCGCCGCGACCGCGAGCGCCTGGGTGCCGTCAATTTGCGGGCCGAGGAAGAGCTGCGCGAGGTCGAGACCCAGCACACCGCGCTCACCACCGAGCGCGACGACCTCGTCGAAGCCATCAAGCGGCTGCGCCAGGGCATCCAGAGCCTCAACAAGGAAGCCCGCGAGCGGCTGCTGGTCTCGTTCGAGACGGTCAACGCGCATTTCAAGCGGCTGTTCGTTGAGCTGTTTGGTGGCGGCGAAGCGGCGCTTCACCTGATCGAGAGCGACGATCCCTTGGAAGCCGGCCTTGAAATCATCGCAAAACCGCCGGGCAAGAAGCCGCAGACGCTGTCGCTGCTGTCGGGCGGCGAGCAGGCCCTGACCGCGCTGGCGCTGATCTTTGCGGTGTTCCTCACCAACCCCTCGCCGATCTGCGTGCTGGACGAAGTCGACGCGCCGCTCGACGACCATAACGTGGAGCGGTTCTGCAACCTGCTGCACGAGATGACCTCGTCGACCGAAACCCGCTTCATCATCATCACGCATAATCCGATCACGATGGCGCGGATGAACCGGCTGTTCGGCGTCACCATGGCCGAACGCGGCGTCTCGCAACTGGTCTCGGTCGGCCTCGACGACGCCGTGAAGATCCTCGATCAGCACGTGGCGTGA
- a CDS encoding small ribosomal subunit Rsm22 family protein — translation MTSPDLPAELKAALDGKLRGFSRNDAAGRAASISKTYRSGGNSGAIRSESDALAYALARMPATYAAVTASLNALIEIRPDLAPKTLLDIGAGPGTATWAAAEAFSCLQHFSLLDANDALRMLALDLARDSTRLRNISYERGEARTALATADAADLVVASYMINEIGEAEQRALAELMWEKTRDTLLVVEPGTPAGYARIIALRAHLIALGAHVAAPCPHDGQCPLQPPDWCHFSQRLQRSRAHMQVKGAEVPFEDERFSYVAVTRAPVPSRRSRVLAQPDVGKVEITAKFCTTEGLSFTKVPRRAKADYAAARRWRWGDAVIEEN, via the coding sequence ATGACCTCACCCGACCTCCCCGCCGAACTCAAAGCCGCGCTCGACGGCAAGCTGCGCGGCTTTTCCCGCAACGACGCCGCCGGCCGCGCGGCGTCGATTTCGAAGACTTATCGCAGCGGCGGCAATTCCGGCGCCATCCGCTCCGAGTCCGATGCCCTCGCCTATGCGCTGGCGCGGATGCCCGCGACCTACGCCGCGGTCACGGCGAGCTTGAATGCACTGATCGAGATCAGGCCTGACCTGGCTCCGAAGACCTTGCTCGACATCGGCGCCGGGCCAGGCACAGCGACGTGGGCGGCCGCCGAAGCTTTCTCCTGCCTGCAACATTTCTCCCTGCTCGACGCCAATGACGCGCTGCGCATGCTGGCGCTCGATCTTGCACGGGACAGCACACGGTTACGAAACATCAGCTACGAACGCGGCGAAGCCCGTACTGCGCTGGCGACGGCGGATGCCGCCGATCTAGTCGTCGCGAGCTATATGATCAACGAGATCGGCGAGGCCGAACAACGCGCACTCGCCGAACTGATGTGGGAAAAGACCCGCGACACACTGCTCGTGGTCGAGCCCGGAACGCCCGCGGGCTACGCGCGGATCATCGCGCTGCGCGCGCACCTGATCGCTCTCGGTGCGCATGTCGCCGCCCCCTGCCCGCATGACGGCCAATGCCCGCTTCAGCCGCCCGACTGGTGCCATTTCTCACAGCGCCTGCAGCGCTCGCGCGCGCACATGCAGGTCAAGGGTGCGGAAGTGCCGTTCGAGGATGAGCGGTTCTCTTATGTCGCGGTGACGCGTGCCCCGGTACCCTCGCGCCGCTCCCGTGTGCTGGCGCAACCTGATGTCGGCAAGGTCGAAATCACGGCAAAGTTCTGCACGACGGAGGGACTGAGCTTCACGAAAGTCCCCCGCCGCGCCAAAGCGGATTATGCCGCCGCCCGCCGCTGGCGTTGGGGCGATGCGGTGATCGAGGAGAACTGA
- a CDS encoding LemA family protein: MSTGWIVLGVIAIIVLFAFGAYNRLVALSQRVGQAFADIDVQLKQRHDLIPNLVETVKGYAAHERGTLDDVIKARNSAMSAQGPAQVSAAENQLSGALGRLIALSEAYPDLKANANFQQLASELSDLENKIAASRRFFNNAVQEYNTGIQQLPAALFAGMFGFTRKEFFDLGASRTEVEKAPSVKF; the protein is encoded by the coding sequence ATGTCGACCGGCTGGATCGTTCTCGGCGTCATCGCCATCATCGTGCTGTTTGCGTTCGGCGCCTATAACCGGCTCGTCGCGCTCAGCCAGCGCGTCGGGCAGGCCTTTGCCGATATCGACGTCCAGCTCAAGCAGCGCCACGACCTGATCCCGAACCTGGTCGAGACCGTGAAGGGCTACGCTGCCCACGAGCGCGGCACGCTCGACGACGTGATCAAGGCGCGCAATTCGGCGATGTCGGCGCAGGGCCCGGCGCAGGTATCGGCCGCCGAGAACCAGCTCTCCGGCGCGCTCGGCCGCCTGATCGCGCTCTCGGAGGCCTATCCGGACCTCAAGGCCAACGCCAATTTCCAGCAACTCGCCAGCGAACTATCCGACCTCGAAAACAAGATCGCGGCCAGCCGCCGCTTCTTCAACAACGCGGTCCAGGAATACAACACCGGCATCCAGCAGCTTCCGGCGGCGCTGTTCGCCGGCATGTTCGGCTTCACCCGCAAGGAATTCTTCGACCTCGGCGCCAGCCGGACCGAAGTCGAGAAAGCGCCGAGCGTGAAGTTCTGA
- a CDS encoding M48 family metalloprotease has translation MAAYGLYTHIASNKLRSMLLLGGLFLLIYVLVFAGALVGEVFFHSDRPLNYYLTHAARDLVSAFPWATIAAALWIVIAYFFHQNMIDAVTGGESVTRQQEPRLYNLLENLCISRGIPMPKLKVMDSPALNAFATGLNRRQYSVTVTSGLLQALNDQEIEAVLGHELTHIRNGDVQLMVVAMIIAGVVGFFGELFFRTFTNLSWNSSGSGWSSSSSSSSSSSSSSDRDSKGGGGAIIAIIIAVVLILLAWLLSQVVKLALSRSRELLADAGSVELTKNPDAMITALRKIENRGELEGATSAVMELCVDNPREGFADLFATHPSVDSRVKALVQFAGGHDPGPLALPSEASNETDEPEESATEQPSSPAPRGPWNNAGAPDGTPAAPPGPLDGPWGPHR, from the coding sequence ATGGCCGCGTACGGTCTCTACACGCATATCGCATCGAACAAGCTTCGCTCGATGCTGCTGCTCGGCGGCCTGTTCCTGCTGATCTATGTGCTGGTGTTTGCCGGCGCGCTGGTCGGCGAAGTGTTCTTCCATAGCGACAGGCCACTCAATTATTACCTAACGCACGCAGCGCGCGACCTGGTCTCGGCCTTCCCCTGGGCCACGATTGCCGCCGCGCTGTGGATCGTGATCGCCTATTTCTTCCACCAGAACATGATCGATGCCGTGACCGGCGGCGAGAGCGTGACGCGGCAGCAGGAGCCGCGGCTCTATAACCTGCTGGAAAATCTCTGTATCTCGCGCGGCATCCCGATGCCGAAGCTGAAGGTGATGGACAGCCCGGCGCTGAACGCCTTCGCCACGGGGCTCAACCGCCGGCAATATTCCGTCACCGTCACCTCGGGGCTTCTGCAGGCGCTGAACGACCAGGAGATCGAGGCCGTGCTCGGCCACGAGCTCACCCACATCCGCAACGGCGACGTGCAGTTGATGGTGGTCGCCATGATCATCGCCGGCGTGGTGGGCTTCTTCGGCGAACTGTTCTTTCGCACGTTCACCAACCTGTCCTGGAATTCCAGCGGCAGCGGCTGGTCGTCCTCGTCGTCGTCCTCCTCTTCGTCGTCATCGTCATCCGATCGCGACAGCAAGGGCGGCGGCGGCGCCATCATCGCGATCATCATCGCGGTCGTGCTGATCCTGCTGGCCTGGCTGCTCTCGCAGGTGGTCAAGCTGGCGCTGTCGCGATCGCGCGAGCTCCTGGCCGACGCCGGCTCGGTCGAGCTGACCAAGAATCCCGACGCCATGATCACGGCGCTGCGCAAGATCGAGAACCGCGGTGAGCTTGAAGGCGCTACCTCCGCCGTGATGGAGCTCTGCGTCGATAATCCCCGCGAAGGGTTTGCGGACCTGTTCGCAACCCACCCGTCGGTCGATTCGCGGGTCAAGGCGCTGGTGCAGTTTGCCGGCGGGCATGACCCCGGTCCCTTGGCCCTGCCGTCCGAGGCATCGAACGAAACGGACGAGCCGGAAGAATCAGCCACCGAGCAGCCATCGTCCCCGGCTCCCCGCGGCCCCTGGAACAATGCCGGCGCGCCCGACGGCACCCCCGCCGCCCCTCCCGGCCCCCTGGACGGCCCGTGGGGCCCGCACCGCTAG